From the genome of Pleuronectes platessa chromosome 12, fPlePla1.1, whole genome shotgun sequence:
GTTTCGTCAGTTTCTACAGAGTGTTTACTTAAAATAGAGTCCAATCTATTTCATTGGCTGCTAAAGGGAAACCTGAGCACAGACATGAAGCCTCGTGCCGGACCAGCCGTGTGTCTGTAAATATCTCACCAGGTCAGTAGCTCCCGCCAGCGTGAACAGAGCCAGGCTGAGGTGGAAGTGCTGCTGGATGATCAGGTGACCCAGGTACGGGGCCAGCAGgatgcgacacacacacaacaggttGGGGATCGTCCACGGGTTCTCGtactgcagaaaaacacacacacacaatgtgttaCTACAGATCGACACAAGTGAAATTAACGTGACAGTGCTCCCCGGTGGACAAACTGTGTAACAGCAGTTATTCCTGAATTCCCTCACATCATTTCTGTCTTGTTGTTTATGATGAGCTCATATCAGCTGATGGATCTACAAGCTTATTTATTAACTTTACTCCAGCACAGGAAATCCATGTTACCCTATATGCCGGCTTCCCTTCAGAATAAAGTGTCGACAGCAGTCCTTTACTTTTTAATGTTTACATACACTTGGATTGTTCGGGGGATTCTGATGTATCCAGTCAAGTTAATTTGAAgactttcattttctctttatcAACACGTGGTTCACAGTCGCATCAGCCAAAGTATGAACAATATCACAAAACGATCATTTAACATCATCGGGCCAAACGGCAGGAAATGGATGATTTTATTTACTGAAAATTAATAATTCTGATTATTTAAAGTCGTCGTCTGAAAAAGCCAGAGGTCTGGAACAAGCCAGTTTGAGCTAGAATTACTTACAAGACTATTTTAGAAGTAATGTTCCTACCAACAGCAAAGTAGACAATACCTAACCCGTCTGTAGATTACATTTCAGTGAAACATAACATTAGGCATTAGGTAGTTTGTATCATATTCATTAACATGGTTCAGACTTCGTTAATAACAATCACACAGTATTATTTAACATTAGACTGAAGACCGGACTCAGCAATTAAACTGTTGATGCTTTAAGTTCATTCTGTAGATAGTTTACTTTGAATTAAAGTCATAATACGAAGCTTTAACTTGTAGcagagattatttatttttatgtccTGTTAAAAGTTCTTAAAGCTTCTTCTCAATTCAATATGTAAATCAATCAATATGTatacacacgtgtgtgtgtgtgtgtgtgtgtgtgtgtgtgtttgtcaaaatCATAACAAACACAGCTAAATGATCTTAGGTCCCACAGGAACCTTCCATCATGGATCCACATCCACCGGGACCAGCTGGTTTACAGTGTGACCACGTCCATCCGGGACTCACCAGCTGTTTGAACTTGAACAGTCCTTGTCCCGGTACCGTGCTGGCCTCGGGCCGGTCCGCCGCGGGGGGGCTGCCCGGTTTCTCCTTCGCGTTCCCGGTGCAGAGCCCCCGGGCTTCAGGAGGCGGTGAGCACCGGGAGATCAGCAGCGACCTCTGCTGACCTCCCCGGTGGAGCCCCGTGGCCCCGGGCCGGTACCGGGCCCCCGGGTGCAGGAGCCCGGTCCAGCAGCTCGCTTGACTGTCCGTCCCGTGGAGCCTCACGAGCCACGCGCCGCTCACCTGAGGCCGCCTCGCGCACTCCGTGACAGGTGTGCGCGAGAGCCGCCATGACGCAGGTTCGAGTCCGCACACCACCGAACCGCGCGCGGACACCACGAAGCGGAAACTGGCGATCCCGCGACAACAAAACATCCTCACCGACACATGCACGAGCCTCCGTTACCGAGCCACCGGCCTCGCGCTGCCGGTGTCCGGTTCCATGGGGAAGGTAGAGAGAcggtcagaggaggaggggatcACACCGCACAGCCGGCTGCCATGTTACCGGAAACCGACACGGCACGATGTCGTAAAACAGCCAACGAGGCCTCTCcgtcacaacagcaacacaatgtgAGAggacctttattttgaaggatgTAATGTACGGTGGCCGAGACAGATCAACGCACTGAAAATTATAAATcacatgtaaatataaaaaatatatatgtataagaaAACACgtgcaaatacaaaaaatacgtGCACATTAGGAAGACAGCAGTGTTTACAGGGGACCCCAAAAATTTACATTACAGGAGGATTATTGGTGAAATGCAGACccacaaaataatgttttacctaaatatttcattttttgttgtaattttaTTAAGTttgttaaataaactttttaaaCCACCACCAAACACATTGTTGTAatattgtaaaaaacaaaacaaagctgttATTTACTTAGAAACGAATGTATTTATTACCTGAATGTTTCATGTGAACATATAAAGTGCATATCATACAGAATGTAATCAGAAGATACAGAGTCAGAGAAACTGTGGAGAAAGTTTTGTACATGTGCATTTTTAAGATCACCAGAAATACTGGATTCTTGAGACAGAATCAAAATGTCCGGAGAATActttaaatatatgtaaatacagtTTATCTGCACGTCAGAGCAGGTGTGAAGTTTGAGTAGAGGAAGTAATATTCACATTGTctgtaacttcctgttttaaattactgCTGCTGAGAAgtcatgcaaaaaaaatattctgctATTGTCCAGTGTTTGTGCTGGATGAGAAACAACCGGCAGGTTAAGCTACTAAACTGGAAGAACCTGTTCCTAAAGATATTGATCTTGGAAAGCTACTGAGAACCACAAGTATAAAAAACAGCACACAATATagtcatatataaaaataacagtGACATATAAATAGTATATTACAACTGTATACAAAAAGTCACCTGTGTGAGAAACATGTATAAAACTCTCAACAATTAAATAATCCCCTGAATTTCCCTCATACAAATGACCTCTCATTGgaaatattagaaaaataacATGAGCTCTGGTTACCTGTCTATCAGGATAAATGAGACTGTGATACTTGCAGTCAAAACAAAACCCTCAAGTAAGATCTGTCATCCACGTGTTTACTTTAAAGCTTTCTGTGTTCAAAGAAATCTCAGTAACAGATTCcccattgtttgtttttccttttctacagAGAGAGTCCTTTTCATCGAGCCCCGGCACTGGCCTTGTAGTGGACCTGCAGGGCGGACCAGTATACTCTCTGGTATACTGGTCAGGGATCAGACTGTCTGCAGCTGGTACAGTTTGGGTCCTTTCTTCAGCAAGAACCCTTGTTCATTCAGGGAACTCACCAGACCTTCAAAGTCCAGCAcctaaaaaggaaaaatatgtttttaatcagtgtttaaataaactttgggccttggtggagtttTAATATTCTAGTTTTATTAGGTTTAAGGTGATGTCTCTCATTTGAACTGAGGCTCTGTGGATCTACAATTTATTTGAAACTTTTCCCTTGAAGAGAAGTCCTGTCACCCAACTTGGTAAATGagggtttgtgtttattttgtgtgtgtcagtgaatcTAATTGCCGTCACCTTGATGTTCAGTTTGTCGGCCACACTTCGAAGCATCTGCATGTCGAACTGCTTCTGACCGGTCCTCTGTGCGTGAGCGTGCAGAGCATTGATCAGTCGCTTTGCCACGCTGCGCTGACTCATGCCCGACCCGAGTTGAGATCGCTCAAAGTCCAGATTGCCCAGACCGTCTGAATATGTATCAGCCatactgaaaaacacacacatacacagaaaccTCATTCGAGCTTCTGACAAAATCATTCACTGCTTTTCTTTGCTCGTTTGATGGCAAAAGGAGCATCATGAATTCATCTCAGGTTTTGGTAACTGCAGTAGACACTTTATGCTCCATATTTGTCAGAGACTCACCTGTGTTTCATGATCTCCACCACATCCTCAGCATCACTCTGGGAAGCCGTCTCTCTGAGGTCCAACCTGGCTCTTGCCTACACAAAATTCATTCAACCACATAGTGTAAGCACTGGTACACCGGGATGGAAAGTTAGTTCTGTTCACCTGAGACTACAGCATGAAAGGCAGATGCCACAGACACAAACCTACCTCGGTTAATCTGATTAAAGACTCCAGCTGCCGTGTGGTGATGGGCGTAGTGTCCGCAGTGTGAGCCTGAGCTCTCAGTGACAGGTAGAACACCTGGATTACTTTTGCTGCCTCAGGAGAGATTACCGGACGGACGTACTGACGAGCATAGCTGATGTACTTCCTTAACAAGCAGACTGGAATGGGGTCAACAGTTTCACCTGCAGGGACCTTAAAAACATACACAtgtaaatacataaacacaaagGATCTTTTGACGTTTACTAAATCTTGTGCGTGGATGATCTTTTATTACCTGCAGACGTTCAGACAGGGGCATGTCTGAGTGTTCCAGGAGGATGGAGGTGTTGGGCCCGCTGTCGGCCCTGGTGACTGTGGCACTGCTGGTTCGGCCTTTTCCGGCTCTATTTGCCATGACGTGCTCCGACAGGCGCCGGTCATGTGACTCGTCTGGGATGTCCAGCAGGAGGAAGACAACGTCGAAGCGAGAGAGGATGGCTGAGCCCAATCTGAACGCAGGAATACTTAACTGTAAGTTTTACTTACACAGACATACAGTGTTTATACCTGCAGataaaccaaaaccaaaataaTTTACTGAGCGGCTGCTGAGTGAACTTACTTCAGGTTTTCAGAGACAGTCTTGCCTCTGTTGTAATGTCCTCCCACTGGGTTCGCTGCAGCTACAACTGACGTTCTGGCCGGAAGAGAGGAAACTATTCCAGCCTTCGCCAGACTGACAGACTGCTGCTCCATGGCCTCCAAGAGAGCATGCTGCTGGTGACCCAACTTATCAAACTCGTCAATGCAGCACAGACCTAAagagaacagacagagaaagagaatagAAAAAggcaataattaaaaaaaacgtcaAAAATTTGAAAAAGAGCAAGTATTTGCCACCTGCTGCAAAAACTAAATTTCTATAACATCTTTTCAGAGTAGGTAACAATATTTCTGAATGTTGTTATCACCTCAAAGCCACAATAAGTCAATATACAAGACAAAGGGCACAAATAGACTTCCCACCAATCCCTGCACTGATGCTCTGTCCTACCTTGGTCAGCCAGCACCAAGGCTCCAGCCTCCAAAGCCCAATCCCCTGTTCCTGAATCTCGGGATAAACTCACAGTTAAGCCTTAACgaaaaaaggagaaaggaaATATTATACTCCTGTCTTATATTGTTACAGATCTAAATATTATAATATGTTCAGAGAGTGAGCTGACGGTTTACCTGTGGTGCTGGTACTGTTGCCACAAACGTAAATTCCCCTGGGAGCCACGTTACACACGGCCTACACAGAAAATCACAGAGCATACATGTATATCTAAGTTTTGAGTTTCCCTTCACACACGACAAACTGTCTGCTTTGCGTTCCCTCTGTCACCTGTAACATCTGACTCTTTCCCATTCCAGGGTCTCCCACCATCAGGATGTGTGGGTCTCCTCGAACTGGAACACTGTTCTTGTCTGTGCGTTTCTGTCTGCCGCCGAACAACGTCAAGGACAGGGCAGCTTTCACCAGCTGAGAGACACAAGAGGACAGAACTGGATTTAGGATTCATTCAAGAGTATTAAAAAATCTGGTGTGAAGGACAAACCATGAGTCTGCCTTTGTGATAATAAGTTGTCACAAGTTTGTTAAAAGGAATATCGAATTGAACAACTCACGAGATGGCCGTAGATGACAGGACACAAAGAGctgaaagaggaaagaagagcaGAGTTATTAAATCTAATAAATCTACACTGGTGATACTGCAGGTGATTGATGTCTCACTGCACGATGAGTCTCAGCAGGTGCGGCTGCGACTGGATCTCCTGGATGGCGTACAGCTCCTTCAGGGTGAACTCATCCCCTGCAGAATGATCTTCAAGCGAGCCTCTGGATCCCTGGCCCGACTTGGACTGACGACCTACACGTGAAGAAGACACTTCATTGCTCTGTTGCTTTGAAAAATGAAACTCCAGAAAAGTGGACATGCAACATTACCTTTGGTATTACTGACTGAAGTGGcttcgaggtagaggaggaacATACACTGATCCTTATTCCCCCGGGAACTACCTGCAAACAATAAGTGAGTGATTTGTATTTGTGGTCACTGTGACAGTGCCCCCCCCCTGAATACCCATACCTATGTAGAAGTTCAGAGTTTATACTGTAGTTGTTATACCATAGTAAAACAGATAGTTAGTTCTCTATATCACTAATTAACAGTACAAGGCAAACGCTTACTTTAAACATCAgcaacaaacatgtgtgtgtttttaccatCGTTGGTGACTCGAACTATCCCGGCCACAGTGATGGCGTCTCCAGGGACGCAGCTGTCACAGAGGTCGGAGGTCAGGTGACACTCGACAGTACGCGGGATTCGTCCGGTCTCCCTTTGCTCTCCACTCATCAACTCCTGCACCCTGAAGCAgagcaaagaagaagaggacatgGTGACTAAGGGTTGGAGATGTGCTTTTACAACAGAAGCTAGACCACTGTTGATTGTTTGATATACTCACTTGATGATCTGCCAGTCTACAGTGTGTGTAAGAGGAGAACTCCGGCTGGGGGTGAAGGAACGACTGCGACAGTCCGGCTGGATACACTTAGTAAAATCAAAGATgtgaaaaaatacacacaaattagTCAATGATCATAATAGAAGATAAACATGATTAAATTCTGAAACGAGATAGTATGTGTGTTTTGGAAATATAAGAATAGGACAAACAAAGTGTGTGGATGCATACTTTGGTGGGTGTAGCGTATTTCCCGTGCTGCAGTGGCAGGGACATGGTTTGCATGCAGCTCTGACACCTGAACGCCATCCTGGTGCAGAGAGGTCTGATGTTACTAACTCTGACCACTGTTCCCTTCACACACACCAGACGTCCAAACACACTCGCACGCAACATCCGCAGCGGAGTCAGTGGCTCATAGTTATACAGCCTGTGGAGGATAAACACAGTCTCAGTCTGTAGTAGTCACACACACGTCTTACAAACAAGTACCTGCGCATCCCTCTGTGCATTACCTTGCGCTTATATGAGGGATGTTGATGATTGGTGTAGCAACAGGAAGTTCTTCCCCCTGCAGCTCAGCCGCCTGTTTCTCCAGATCTACAGCCAACacctaacaaacaaacaaacaaacaaacaatcctcTAAACAGATAAACTAAAGCTTCACTGGATTTTCACATTCAGAGAGAGTTTCTAATAATACAtaatactgtaaaaacatgtcaAGAACTACTTTCGCTTTTGCATgtttacattaaatataaatttatcaaaaggctgttaagaATTTAATAAACCATAAAGATGAATGGTATGTAAACATTCTGATAGGCTGTAATTTACAGTTGAtcccgtctgtgtgtgtacctggtggATGGCCACCCCCAAACAGTTGAGTATCAGCTCCGGTTGTTCCTTCAGCTCTGTGGTCAGATCAGGAATTGCTTCACTCACAGTCTTGTCTCCAATCAAGTCGGCGTAATCGACCAGAACACTGCCCTGACGCTCAATCTCATCCTGTACACAAGTAAACACTCCAAGTTGATATAGTAGTGAGAACCCAACAAGTGAGtttatacaataatacaaaatacacaTGCATACAGACCTTGTCATACAGGTGAATCTTGGAAGTAAAATATTTCTCAAACACTTTGATCTTCGCCACACTAGGGGAGCTCTCTATGAAACCTGCACGTCATACAGACATATTAATagattaatacacacacataacaaaTACAAGACAATCACATAATATGTAAACCATCATATgaaacagagcaacacacatgTACCTTCTATGAAGTAGAGTGTCCAGCCTTTGTATGGACACAGAGCATCTAGAGTGGTCTGACAAAGacctgaggagacagaggacagtCAGTTATCTTTGATCATGTCTGTTTACTTAATTTTCATTCAATAAATTACTGGAGGAATcttattaattataatttaataaatcatattattaatttgttttatgatcatataaaataaaagctaTTTCCTCCACATTATCCTTATCTGTACCAACTAAAAGCCAATTTACTGGATATatgttaaatgaaaagatgaatgGAACTCACCTCTCTGAGCGCTGAGGGTGTTGCTCcctgatcctcctcctctccaccctcctcctgAACCTCTTGCTCCCCCTGATCCTCCCCTCCATGGTctactcctccatcctcctcctcctcctcctctccatcctccaccacttcctcctctccatcctccactACCAgcaccacttcctcctcctcccccaccacCTGCACTactacttcctcctcctctccatcctcgaCCACCACTACTACTTGCTCctgcaccacctcctcctctccatcctccaccagcaccacttcctcctcctcctctccaccctcctccaccaccacttcctcctcctcctctccatcctcctccaccacccctCCACGATCCTCTACTGGATCCCTCTCCACTCATTGTTCTCCTAAAACAAAGCAAGAAGAACCGAAAGAGAAAAGAGTAGTGTAATGActgaaatcaatcaatcaatcaatcaaatcaaatatacttATTGACCACATGGGGACATTTATCAGAAAATACAACACAAGGACATATTGAGGAAGACCCAGAATAATTATGCAGAATAAAAGTTACTCAATATTAGGAGTCTATAACCTACCTAAGTTCATTTGTACCCTTTACTAACAACCATGATACTCGTGGTGTAATAAATTAATGtcaatgacattttaaattCCTCTTAACATTAGCTTTAGTCTGTTTTGACCTGATAAACTCTGATTAACGCTGTTATCTCGCTGTTATATCCGAGGTTGTCGGTTGAAAACCTCTCAAAGTAAAACTGGTGCCATACTAACCTTTTGTTTAATCTCCAGTGAAAAGCTTTTTGGATTAAATGAAgaataaagttattaaaatgTCGTTTTAGTGACACGAGgatgtttgtttacatctgttaaagTTCCCTCCTTCCGCCctcgctcttcttcttctccttatACCTGCAGTAGTTTACGCTCCAACGCGTTGTACTGACACCCAGCGGTCAGTAAAGAAACTACAGCCGAATAAGTTATTATCTTGTGGGCAgaggttatttattttaagaagatgtttgtgttttaataacTCAGATGCAAACAGACACCATATTTATACCATAAATGCTGGAAACTCAGCTTATCTGGTTTTATTTCTGGCTTCCTTTATTTTCGTTTGTTAAGAATGTTAACTGTCATCTGCATCTCATAATAGAAAAACATTGAAATTAACTTTCTACAAACTAATATTACTCATCAGGTATAAACTGTTATCATGTTGGGTAAAATAAGTTTTAGTCTTTGAATATAATAGTGACAGAAGTCAACTTTTTATAGAACAGTCTATAATATAAACCAgcataaaatgtgattttactGTTCCAAGTTAATTCACCATAATGGTTTTCACTGAGATAAATATCAACACTTGTGCTCTGCTGCCATCCTgtggacatttcttgtcattgaACAAGAGAagctgtaaaaaatcaggggaGCTCAGCAGGTGACACGACAACAAAAGACAGATTAATTACACAGAGTGaatgttttcacacacaaacatcatagGGCACCATGACCTcactaaacacaaataaataacacaaagataacaacagAGTGATGCAAAACACTAACGAGGAgacacaaaatgtgtgtgtgtgtgtgaatggtaaCATCACTACTCTCTCGTACAGATTTTCCCTTTTCCCCCTAtcgaacataaacacacactacacacgttCGGACCATCAATCACAATAATTGATTCTAGATTAATTTTGCACAAAGTAAAATCAGTGTcagtaaaacaaaatgtttgcaGTTTAACATCTAAAGTGCAAACATTCTGAAACTGAACTTtgttaacacacagacacacacacacacacacacacacacacacacacacacacacacaaacagacacacacacctgggagTGGtttggagaggaaagaaaagagatggaACAAACAAGGAGGAAAATCAATACCTGAACTACTGTGGCCTGGAGTAGTTAGTGGTAACAGCAGAGGGctgagagggatggatggacacacacgcacacacacacacacacacacacacacacacacacacaaacacacataaaggaAGACAGATAGTGAAGCAGGTTGTCTGTAAGGTCAACAGCTCTCGTCAAGGAACCAGAGATAAAGCCAGAGTAAGAAATACAGAATCATGGCTCCTGATTCTCCCCCTATCATCGCCGTCATAAGTCTGAGAGACGAGACGTGTGGGTCCTGTGTCGTTTCTTCTCACTCTGACTGATCTGAGCTCTGTGATGATAACGGGTGCAGTGAGGAGAGGGATGTGGAGACTGAAGGGcctggagagagaggctgcaatCACCACAGAGAGGTGGACGTACCGGCCGGAGACCAGGAGGACGCAGCGGCCTTTTGTCAacacacaatcaatcaatcagtcaatcgaTCAAGTGTCTCAGACAATCAGAGCTCAGGACAAACAAGAGGAGGATTTATTACACGGCTTGTTTTTGTGGCCGATTTCGAGACCCCAACGTGAAGCACGGGGTGAGTCATCGCTGCTGGGATGTGACGAGAGTGTCAATatgtagtctgtgtgtgtgtgtgtggggggggggggggacaagttGTCAAACAGAGTTATCTTCACACCACTGATCTTTATTTTGGCTGCTGGGAGACGCCTCCTCTCGATGATTCAGTTTGATTCAATCAGTTTCTCAGCAGGACTCTGAGTTTGTCACAGCACGAATCTGCAGAGTGACCATGAAGTGGTTTGTTAGGCCCCATAGATTTTTAAGAAACTGCTCTGTCTGTGCATAGGGGGTTACggttacaacacacacacacacacacacacacacacacacacacacacacactgaatctgGTGTGGAAGACGCTACTCTGGCAATTTGCCGGCGAGTCCCGCTGACATTTGTGTGTCGTGTGCAGGTCCCAGACTACAGTTACACACGGAGGCATTTCAGCTGTTATCTGAGAGCAGCATATGCACAGAGACGGCAGCAGTGGAACCCAGGAACCAGGACCTGCCTCTCAGGAGCCTCCGCCCGCCGCACAACTTCCCCTCAGCTTCAATCCGTCTGCTGGGAAAAGATCAAActggtttttattatttcttctcctccagccgAACACAAAATTACTCATCACACACTCGGCCTCCCCCTGGACGACTGTGTTTGAAAACACGGACGACCTCTGTGACCTTTCTCCAACTCCTCTCTCTGTCGGTCAGAATAAGAAGAAAATCTactgaacatttttattttccccaacatcactctgtcacacacaaacacacacacacacacttacacacacacagggaagagCTTCAGAAAGAAATGGAATATTTAATATTGGGTTGGTGCAAAGACTCAGTGAATATTTCAGTTAAATGTCTTTATCGACACAGTaaatgtgaacatgtgtgtgtgagattgtgtgtgtgtatatgtcggtgggtgtatgtgtgtttgggtgttttATGACTGCGTATTTTCTCTGAGCCCTGCTGGGTCTGTTTCCGCATCTCaactaatttgtgtttttactgcacACTAATGGCCTATTacgcaacacacaaacacacaaacacacacacacgcacacacacacacacacacacacacacacacacacacacacacacacacacactcacacacacacacacacacacagatatagtCCCAGCAGTGGTGGTGTgtctgtagatgtgtgtgtatttttgtatgtgtgtttttgtgtgtttgcgcgtgACAACTTTGCGGAAAAGTTTCTTTCAAATCCTCAGTTTCAAGCAGTGAGGATAGATTAGTTTTAacctaataaatacaaaatgagaCAAACTCTTTCAATCAGCACTGAACATTTCCCACGAGGCAACAATATGCTCAGaacaacttcctgttttctAACGCACAGATTACAAACACAGAGCTAAAATGAAACGTTCAATTAACATCACAATGTATAGATGTGGGAGAGAAATGTAAACAGGGTACTAAACAAACTCATACTTTAATTGTTAAAGTACGAGTTTGATGTTCTTTAACAATTATACTTTAATTGATTTGTCTTGAAAACCCATTCTCCAAGAAGGTTGGTTTAAGACTGTTGGgaggattttaatttgaaaagctgGGTTTGTTCATCTCTGGTTGATGAAAACAACCAAactgggagagaaagaaagagagaaagtgtgttcGAGGAGAACATCAATACATCCTGTTAGTGTAAAGGTTGAGAAACAAGAGGAAAACAAGAAGGAATGAAGTTTCTACCAGCTTctaaaaccacaaaacacatgtatttatcCGTACTCTTATTCCGAAGTACTTTGTCCCcagtgggattaataaagtttgaATTGAATTGACTTTAGCTGCAGTTGATGCGCCCAGCTCTACtctgttttaaatattgttataGTGggttcacacagaccactatcAGGCGCTTGTTTGTCTCTGAGCTTATTGTGAGGACGTGACACACTCTGTTGGGTTCTGAGGGATTGTTTCCCCTCGTTCCCCCTGAGGGTGTCAGGTGAGCGACGCTAAGCAGAGAGTTATTTAATCCACACGCTGATATGAAAGTGCTCGACATGGGCACAATGAAATAATGATGAAACAGAAACtctgacaaaaataaattagCACTCAGTGTTTGGTGCAAAAAGGAATATTGAGCTCAGGCAATTTTTCACTTAGCAGAATAAATGACTTTGTTC
Proteins encoded in this window:
- the crls1 gene encoding cardiolipin synthase (CMP-forming), which translates into the protein MFCCRGIASFRFVVSARGSVVCGLEPASWRLSRTPVTECARRPQVSGAWLVRLHGTDSQASCWTGLLHPGARYRPGATGLHRGGQQRSLLISRCSPPPEARGLCTGNAKEKPGSPPAADRPEASTVPGQGLFKFKQLYENPWTIPNLLCVCRILLAPYLGHLIIQQHFHLSLALFTLAGATDLLDGYIARTWPSQKSALGSALDPLADKILVSILYVSLTYADLIPAPLTALVIFRDVGLIAAVFWIRYKTVPAPVTLGKFFNPCYTTAQLKPTLFSKVNTAIQLLLVASSLAAPVFQYTDCVLLQCLWYVTAVTTAASGYSYWHYGRKTVQLLNTRTP
- the mcm8 gene encoding DNA helicase MCM8 produces the protein MSGEGSSRGSWRGGGGGWRGGGGSGGGGGWRGGGGSGAGGGWRGGGGAGASSSGGRGWRGGGSSSAGGGGGGGSGAGSGGWRGGSGGGWRGGGGGGWRSRPWRGGSGGARGSGGGWRGGGSGSNTLSAQRGLCQTTLDALCPYKGWTLYFIEGFIESSPSVAKIKVFEKYFTSKIHLYDKDEIERQGSVLVDYADLIGDKTVSEAIPDLTTELKEQPELILNCLGVAIHQVLAVDLEKQAAELQGEELPVATPIINIPHISARLYNYEPLTPLRMLRASVFGRLVCVKGTVVRVSNIRPLCTRMAFRCQSCMQTMSLPLQHGKYATPTKCIQPDCRSRSFTPSRSSPLTHTVDWQIIKVQELMSGEQRETGRIPRTVECHLTSDLCDSCVPGDAITVAGIVRVTNDGSSRGNKDQCMFLLYLEATSVSNTKGRQSKSGQGSRGSLEDHSAGDEFTLKELYAIQEIQSQPHLLRLIVHSLCPVIYGHLLVKAALSLTLFGGRQKRTDKNSVPVRGDPHILMVGDPGMGKSQMLQAVCNVAPRGIYVCGNSTSTTGLTVSLSRDSGTGDWALEAGALVLADQGLCCIDEFDKLGHQQHALLEAMEQQSVSLAKAGIVSSLPARTSVVAAANPVGGHYNRGKTVSENLKLGSAILSRFDVVFLLLDIPDESHDRRLSEHVMANRAGKGRTSSATVTRADSGPNTSILLEHSDMPLSERLQVPAGETVDPIPVCLLRKYISYARQYVRPVISPEAAKVIQVFYLSLRAQAHTADTTPITTRQLESLIRLTEARARLDLRETASQSDAEDVVEIMKHSMADTYSDGLGNLDFERSQLGSGMSQRSVAKRLINALHAHAQRTGQKQFDMQMLRSVADKLNIKVLDFEGLVSSLNEQGFLLKKGPKLYQLQTV